The following are from one region of the Sphingomonas oryzagri genome:
- a CDS encoding gluconokinase, producing MGVSGSGKSTLGALLAARLDATFLEGDSFHSEANVAKMRGGIPLTDEDRWPWLDRLGGAMAEGVARDGLVVAACSALRRGYRERLAAATGTPIVFVLLDTAQTELARRLGNRPGHYMPASLLDSQLRTLERPSGDEPAVIFDSSEAPEALCDKVLEWLPRRMMETR from the coding sequence ATGGGGGTCAGCGGCAGCGGCAAGTCCACGCTCGGGGCGCTGCTCGCCGCGCGGCTGGACGCGACGTTTCTCGAAGGCGACAGCTTCCATTCCGAGGCCAATGTCGCGAAGATGCGCGGCGGCATCCCACTGACCGACGAGGATCGCTGGCCCTGGCTGGACAGGCTGGGCGGCGCGATGGCGGAGGGCGTGGCGCGCGACGGGCTGGTGGTCGCCGCCTGCTCGGCGCTCCGGCGCGGCTATCGGGAACGGCTCGCTGCGGCGACCGGCACGCCGATCGTCTTCGTCCTGCTGGATACCGCCCAGACGGAACTTGCCCGGCGGTTGGGCAACCGGCCCGGCCATTATATGCCCGCGAGCCTGCTCGACAGCCAGCTACGCACGCTCGAGCGGCCGTCCGGCGACGAACCCGCCGTCATTTTCGATTCAAGCGAGGCGCCGGAGGCGCTGTGCGACAAGGTGCTGGAATGGCTCCCGCGCCGGATGATGGAGACACGCTGA
- a CDS encoding glycosyl hydrolase family 28-related protein, with amino-acid sequence MALSTASMAAVPASSMLSRAPDDPRAVTVRAVGDGRADDTAAIQQAIDRAGAKGEGIVFLPSGRYRITRSLFLWPGVRLFGTGGTRPVLVLGDATPGFQTGVATMLIFAGRGPGGGHAGEHGKVPFPPPDAVPFNPDIADANPGTFYSAMANVDFEIGAGNPAAVGVRFHAAQHAYLRHIDFRIGSGLAGIYQTANMGQDLHFHGGRYGILTEKPSPAWQFSLLDSTFDGQRDAAIREHEASLTLVNVAMRDVPVGIDIDEGYGDWLWGKDVRFENVSKAGVIVSNEGNAYTQIGFDNAVASGTPIFARFRDSGKAIAGAGPVYRMAAFTYGLTLDGLGVPGTYQTRIDQTRIAALPKPAPPAIRALPDAAQWTDVRTLGVKGDGTTDDTAALRHAIDTHRVLYFPAGRYIVTDTLTLKPDSVLIGLHPDLTQIVLPDGTPGFQGVGAPRALIETPKGGDNIVTGIGLFTGGINMRATALLWKAGAGSLVEDVKFQGGHGTAQADGSRFDPYDATHSADKDPHKRWGGQYPSLWVTDGGGGTFANLWTPDTYAQTGMYVSDTSTPGHVYEVSSEHHVRTEFGLNRVSNWEFLAPQTEEESGESQDTVSFDIRDSRDILIANLHAYRVTRSVKPALAAVRMQNVSGIRLRNVHVNAESGLGTCDENGCATYLRASKFPFENAVLDVTHGLQVREREFAALDVPANPAAPPATAIGVRKLADGFFSASGGVVDAHGKLYFVDHGQQRILGWSEAGGLTTERDTPLDPVNLAMDRAGNLIVLSSYGREGTVYAFRPGSSEEELTVIAPTPVAQHAAGRVALPGNLWNNGEFRDQYDPATDHFTTLAEMFARDMAVPKAREYVSPDGSLVIPAFRVFQQGPADHIGWRFSDTLDAYGFVTAEQGKRVFLSNESEDKTYSGLVGAGGAVTDLKPFADRGGESVATGPDGRVYVANGQVFVYDPSGKAIDRIDVPERPLQLLFGGADGRTLYILCHHALYSARP; translated from the coding sequence ATGGCGCTGTCGACCGCGAGTATGGCGGCAGTGCCTGCCTCCTCGATGCTGAGCCGCGCCCCCGACGATCCGCGCGCCGTCACCGTCCGCGCGGTGGGCGACGGGCGGGCGGACGACACCGCCGCGATCCAGCAGGCGATCGACCGAGCCGGAGCGAAGGGCGAGGGGATCGTCTTCCTGCCCTCCGGCCGATACCGGATCACGCGCTCGCTCTTCCTGTGGCCGGGCGTGCGGCTGTTCGGCACGGGCGGGACGCGGCCCGTGCTGGTGCTGGGCGACGCGACGCCGGGCTTCCAGACGGGCGTCGCGACGATGCTGATCTTCGCGGGGCGCGGCCCCGGCGGCGGCCATGCCGGCGAGCATGGCAAGGTGCCGTTCCCGCCGCCCGACGCGGTGCCGTTCAACCCGGATATCGCCGATGCCAATCCCGGCACCTTCTATTCGGCGATGGCCAACGTGGATTTCGAGATCGGCGCGGGCAATCCGGCTGCGGTGGGCGTGCGCTTCCATGCCGCGCAGCATGCCTATCTGCGGCATATAGATTTCCGCATCGGATCGGGCCTCGCCGGCATCTACCAGACGGCGAACATGGGGCAGGATCTGCATTTTCACGGCGGGCGCTACGGTATCCTGACCGAGAAGCCGTCGCCCGCCTGGCAATTCTCGCTGCTCGATTCCACCTTCGACGGCCAGCGCGACGCCGCGATCCGCGAACATGAGGCGAGCCTGACCCTGGTCAATGTTGCGATGCGTGACGTGCCTGTCGGCATCGACATCGACGAAGGCTATGGCGACTGGCTATGGGGCAAGGACGTCCGCTTCGAGAATGTGTCGAAGGCGGGCGTGATCGTCTCCAACGAGGGCAACGCCTACACCCAGATCGGCTTCGACAATGCCGTCGCCAGCGGCACGCCGATCTTCGCCCGGTTCCGCGACAGCGGGAAGGCGATAGCGGGGGCCGGGCCGGTCTATCGCATGGCAGCGTTCACCTATGGCCTGACGCTGGACGGCTTGGGCGTGCCCGGCACCTACCAGACCCGGATCGACCAGACACGGATCGCGGCGCTGCCCAAGCCGGCGCCGCCCGCGATCCGCGCGCTTCCCGATGCCGCGCAATGGACCGACGTCCGCACGCTCGGCGTGAAAGGCGATGGCACCACCGACGACACCGCCGCGCTCCGCCACGCGATCGACACGCATCGCGTGCTCTATTTCCCCGCCGGCCGCTACATCGTCACCGACACGCTGACGCTGAAACCGGATAGCGTGCTGATCGGCCTCCACCCCGATCTCACCCAGATCGTGCTGCCGGACGGGACGCCCGGCTTCCAGGGCGTCGGCGCACCGCGCGCGCTCATCGAGACGCCGAAGGGCGGCGACAATATCGTCACCGGAATCGGCCTGTTTACCGGCGGTATCAACATGCGCGCCACCGCCCTGCTGTGGAAGGCGGGCGCAGGCTCGCTGGTGGAGGACGTGAAGTTCCAGGGCGGCCACGGTACCGCGCAGGCGGACGGCAGCCGCTTCGATCCCTACGACGCCACGCACAGCGCCGACAAGGATCCGCACAAGCGCTGGGGCGGCCAGTATCCGAGCCTGTGGGTGACGGACGGCGGCGGCGGCACCTTCGCCAACCTCTGGACGCCGGACACCTATGCGCAGACGGGCATGTACGTGTCCGACACGAGCACGCCGGGCCATGTCTACGAAGTCTCGAGCGAACATCACGTCCGCACCGAATTCGGGCTGAATCGGGTGTCGAACTGGGAATTCCTCGCCCCCCAGACCGAGGAGGAGAGCGGCGAGAGCCAGGATACCGTCTCCTTCGACATCCGCGATTCCCGCGACATCCTGATCGCCAACCTGCACGCCTATCGCGTCACCCGATCGGTGAAGCCGGCGCTGGCGGCGGTGCGGATGCAGAACGTGTCCGGCATCCGGCTGCGCAACGTGCACGTGAATGCCGAGAGCGGACTCGGCACCTGCGACGAGAATGGCTGCGCCACCTATCTGCGCGCCAGCAAGTTCCCCTTCGAGAATGCCGTGCTGGACGTGACCCACGGGCTGCAGGTGCGCGAGCGCGAGTTCGCGGCGCTCGACGTGCCGGCGAACCCGGCCGCTCCACCTGCGACGGCGATCGGGGTGCGCAAGCTGGCCGACGGCTTCTTCTCGGCGAGCGGCGGCGTGGTGGATGCGCACGGCAAGCTCTATTTCGTCGATCACGGCCAGCAGCGCATCCTGGGCTGGAGCGAGGCCGGGGGGCTGACGACCGAACGCGACACGCCGCTCGATCCGGTCAATCTCGCGATGGATCGCGCCGGCAATCTGATCGTGCTGTCTTCCTACGGCCGGGAGGGGACCGTCTACGCCTTCCGGCCGGGATCGTCCGAGGAGGAGTTGACCGTCATCGCGCCGACACCGGTCGCCCAACATGCCGCCGGCCGCGTCGCGCTGCCCGGCAATCTGTGGAACAACGGCGAGTTCAGGGACCAGTACGATCCCGCGACCGACCATTTCACGACGCTTGCCGAAATGTTCGCCCGCGACATGGCGGTGCCGAAGGCGCGCGAATATGTCTCGCCCGACGGCAGCCTCGTCATTCCCGCCTTCCGCGTCTTTCAGCAGGGACCGGCGGACCATATCGGCTGGCGCTTCTCCGACACGCTGGACGCATACGGCTTCGTGACGGCGGAGCAGGGCAAGCGCGTGTTCCTGTCCAACGAATCCGAGGACAAGACCTATTCCGGCCTCGTCGGCGCGGGCGGCGCGGTGACCGATCTCAAGCCCTTCGCCGACCGCGGCGGGGAGAGCGTGGCGACGGGGCCGGACGGCCGCGTCTATGTCGCGAACGGGCAGGTGTTCGTCTACGATCCGTCCGGCAAGGCGATCGATCGCATCGACGTGCCCGAACGCCCGCTGCAATTGCTGTTCGGCGGCGCGGACGGGCGGACGCTTTACATCCTATGCCACCACGCGCTCTATTCGGCGCGGCCCTGA
- a CDS encoding TonB-dependent receptor plug domain-containing protein — protein sequence MTRFHYASRLGTWLAGSTALATLALAMPAMAQDAPPAAPATAAPAQPAAGEIVVTGSRIVSSGFSAPTPTQVLSAAAIAKNAQPNIFTTIAQLPSLQGSTGATTGTNSTSSGTQGLSSFSLRGLGTIRTLTLLDGQRVVGANVTGVPDISQFPQLLIQRVDVVTGGASASYGSDAVGGVVNFVTDKHFEGFKANAQSGVTTYGDDGQYLFQAAAGKSFMDGRLHVEVSGEYDHENGVPAGGFGEEAPGGRDWYNTATLLNHGVTSDGSPQYTYAEHAQAYQYTKYGLITAGPLQGIAFDKNGNPFNFVYGSNGTPAKNAAGTVTGCANFCTGGDLSGNVGIGTSLQSRLQRIDGYGRIGFDLDPDNEIYTTVNVARVRTSNQPNPGMARSGITLQCDNPFVPDVIQQDCAAAGITQFQYGVSNAILPNIRVSPTRTQYRFVGGADGRFNVLGSDWHYDAYYEFGENITDIKVSNMTLVSRYNAAIQAIDLDGQTVCANAVARANGCVPINIIGGAPLTAAQLAYIQPKNGPFQHTRQTQNAASLSFSGEPLKLPAGPLSVAFGGEYRREFYHVTADPYGNGVSDESPYDDAYPADPVLSTAGANWYAGNYHNGRGVYNVKEAFIELNAPLFDSRAIGKANLNVAGRWTDYSTSGTVYTWKIGGTWDTPISGLRLRAVTSRDVRAPNLSELFAAPVSVNVPNIFDPFNGKTVNVSQNTVGNPNLKPEIARNTEAGFTLSRPSWLPGFSFSFDYYRIKIKGAISSLSAQDQINYCNAGVTQLCGSFFLDSPDNTGNYVNIQPFNLASIFTDGFDIEASYQWAQPLGLPGRFSIRALATNVRNYITNTGLPGAIPIQQAGVNTGATPKWKLLGTESYDTDTFSVTFTQRWFSDGTFGNQYIVCQTDCPVSTNNNPTINYNKMKGAFYFDLGASYNVTKMWQFYMKVDNLFNRSPTASPQTNTGVDINPQLYDVLGRMYRVGIRYNF from the coding sequence ATGACCCGATTCCATTACGCCTCGCGGCTCGGCACCTGGCTGGCGGGCAGTACCGCGCTGGCGACATTGGCTCTGGCGATGCCGGCCATGGCGCAGGACGCGCCGCCTGCCGCCCCGGCCACTGCGGCACCCGCCCAGCCGGCGGCCGGCGAGATCGTGGTCACCGGATCGCGCATCGTGTCGAGCGGCTTCAGCGCGCCGACGCCAACCCAGGTGCTGAGCGCCGCCGCGATCGCCAAGAACGCGCAGCCCAACATCTTCACGACGATCGCGCAATTGCCCTCGCTGCAGGGATCGACCGGCGCGACGACGGGCACCAACAGCACCTCGAGCGGCACGCAGGGTCTGAGCTCCTTCTCGCTACGCGGCCTCGGAACGATCCGCACGCTGACGCTGCTCGACGGCCAGCGGGTGGTCGGCGCCAACGTGACCGGCGTGCCGGATATCAGCCAGTTCCCGCAGCTGCTGATCCAGCGGGTCGACGTGGTGACGGGCGGCGCGTCCGCCTCTTACGGATCGGACGCGGTCGGCGGCGTCGTCAATTTCGTCACCGACAAGCATTTCGAAGGCTTCAAGGCCAACGCCCAGAGCGGCGTCACCACCTATGGCGACGACGGCCAGTATCTGTTCCAGGCGGCGGCGGGCAAATCCTTCATGGACGGGCGCCTGCATGTCGAGGTGAGCGGCGAATACGATCACGAGAACGGCGTGCCCGCCGGCGGCTTCGGCGAGGAGGCGCCGGGCGGACGCGACTGGTACAATACCGCGACGCTGCTCAACCACGGCGTCACCAGCGACGGCTCGCCGCAATATACCTACGCCGAGCACGCGCAGGCCTATCAATATACCAAATACGGCCTGATCACCGCAGGCCCCCTGCAGGGCATCGCCTTCGACAAGAACGGCAACCCGTTCAATTTCGTCTACGGCTCCAACGGCACGCCCGCCAAGAACGCGGCAGGCACCGTCACCGGCTGCGCCAACTTCTGCACCGGCGGCGATCTTTCGGGCAATGTCGGCATCGGCACCTCGCTTCAGTCCCGGCTCCAGCGCATCGACGGCTATGGCCGGATCGGCTTCGATCTCGATCCGGACAACGAGATTTACACGACGGTGAACGTCGCGCGGGTCCGCACCTCGAACCAGCCCAATCCGGGCATGGCGCGTTCGGGCATCACGCTCCAGTGCGACAATCCCTTCGTGCCCGACGTCATCCAGCAGGATTGCGCCGCGGCCGGGATCACCCAGTTCCAATATGGCGTCAGCAACGCCATCCTGCCCAACATCCGGGTCTCGCCGACGCGCACCCAGTATCGCTTCGTAGGCGGCGCCGACGGTCGATTCAACGTGCTGGGCAGCGATTGGCATTACGACGCCTATTACGAGTTCGGCGAGAACATCACCGACATCAAGGTCAGCAATATGACCCTGGTGTCGCGCTACAACGCGGCGATCCAGGCGATCGACCTCGACGGCCAGACCGTCTGCGCGAACGCGGTGGCGCGGGCCAATGGCTGCGTGCCGATCAACATCATCGGTGGCGCACCGCTGACGGCCGCGCAACTCGCCTACATTCAGCCGAAGAACGGGCCGTTCCAGCACACCCGCCAGACTCAGAACGCCGCGAGCCTGAGCTTCAGCGGCGAACCGCTGAAGCTGCCTGCCGGGCCGCTTTCGGTGGCGTTCGGCGGCGAATATCGCCGCGAATTCTACCACGTCACAGCCGATCCCTACGGCAACGGCGTGAGCGACGAGAGTCCTTATGACGATGCCTATCCGGCCGATCCGGTGCTCTCCACGGCGGGCGCCAACTGGTATGCCGGCAATTATCACAACGGCCGTGGCGTCTATAACGTCAAGGAAGCCTTCATCGAGCTCAACGCGCCGCTGTTCGACTCCCGAGCGATCGGCAAGGCCAACCTGAACGTCGCCGGCCGCTGGACCGACTACAGCACGTCGGGGACTGTCTATACCTGGAAGATTGGCGGCACCTGGGACACGCCGATCAGCGGCCTGCGGCTGCGGGCCGTCACCTCACGCGACGTTCGCGCGCCGAACCTGTCGGAACTGTTCGCGGCGCCTGTCTCGGTCAACGTGCCGAACATCTTTGATCCGTTCAACGGGAAGACGGTCAACGTCTCGCAGAACACCGTCGGCAACCCGAACCTGAAGCCGGAAATCGCGCGCAACACGGAAGCCGGTTTCACCCTCTCGCGGCCGAGCTGGCTGCCGGGCTTCAGCTTCTCGTTCGATTACTACCGGATCAAGATCAAGGGCGCGATCTCCAGCCTCTCCGCGCAGGATCAGATCAACTACTGCAACGCCGGCGTGACCCAGCTGTGCGGATCCTTCTTCCTGGATTCGCCCGACAACACCGGCAATTACGTCAACATCCAGCCGTTCAACCTCGCGTCGATCTTCACGGACGGCTTCGATATCGAGGCGAGCTACCAGTGGGCGCAGCCGCTCGGCCTGCCGGGCCGCTTCTCGATCCGCGCGCTCGCGACGAATGTGCGCAACTACATCACCAACACCGGCCTGCCCGGCGCGATCCCGATCCAGCAGGCGGGCGTCAACACCGGCGCCACGCCGAAATGGAAGCTGCTCGGCACCGAAAGCTACGATACCGACACGTTCAGCGTCACCTTCACGCAGCGCTGGTTCAGCGACGGCACCTTCGGCAACCAGTATATCGTCTGCCAGACGGACTGCCCGGTCTCGACGAACAACAACCCGACGATCAACTACAACAAGATGAAGGGCGCCTTCTATTTCGACCTGGGCGCGTCCTACAATGTCACAAAGATGTGGCAATTCTACATGAAGGTGGACAATCTTTTCAACCGCAGCCCGACTGCTTCGCCGCAGACCAACACGGGCGTCGACATCAACCCGCAGCTCTACGATGTGCTCGGCCGCATGTATCGCGTCGGCATCCGCTACAACTTCTGA
- a CDS encoding glycosyl hydrolase family 28-related protein encodes MVAAFLPASACLASSSLSALPTDPRAVTVHGVGDGRADDTAAIQSAIAASRGKTGEGIVFLPSGRYRISRSILLPQGVRLFGVGRTRPVLVLGDTTPGFQKGVATMVVFMGGDQYEVGKVPEPVPTAVPFDEHIRDANSATFYSAMSNVDIEIGAGNPAAAGVRFRVAQHAFLSHMDFRLGSGFAGIYQAGNECEDLHFHGGRYGIVTEKTSPAWQFTLIDSTFDGQRDAAIREHEAGLTLVNVAMRDVPVGIDIDQGYGDWLWGKDVRFENVSKAGVVISNEGNAYTQIGFDNAVASGTPVFAQFRDSGKTVAGAGPVYRVKEFTYGLTLDGLGVPGTYRTRIDQARIAALPKPGAPAIRALPDVGQWTNVRTLGVKGDGTTDDTAALQHAIDTHRVLYLPVGFYRITDTLKLKPDTVLIGLHPSLTQLQLPDNTPAFAGIGGPIAMVEAPKGGHNILSGIGIFGGRINPRVNPVLWKAGADSLIDDVKIQGGGGTFIADGKPLDLYSRAGGDPVANNHWDAQYPGLWVTDGGGGTFAAIWAPDTQAQNGLYVSNTKTPGHVYEFSNEHHVRNEIVLDGVENWELLAPQTEQEVGEGGDAVSLEVRNSRNILIANYHAYRVTRNFKPAPTAVKLYNSADIRFRNVHVNAESGYATCDANGCGTYLRASKFPFEDAITDVTHKLAVREHEFAVLDVPADPVAPTPATFPAGAKVEKLEDGFWSISGAAVAADGTLYFVDHRFQRIYSWTEKTGLAVVRDNPVDPVNLAVDRSGNLLVLSSLGPEASVYSIRPGTQDGSLDLIAPTPVKARPDATVSLPGNLWVNGEFKDQYDPATDHFTTLAEMFARDVGTPKAREYVSPDGSIVLPAYRVFQQGPDTHLGWRFSDTLDTYGFVTAKVGERVYLSNGSEDKTYSGLVGAGGAVTDLKPFADRGGESVATDAAGNVYVANGQVFVFDPAGRALGRIDVPERPLQLIFGGPGRRTLFILTHHALYAVRA; translated from the coding sequence ATGGTGGCGGCGTTTCTGCCTGCTTCCGCGTGCCTGGCGTCGTCCAGCCTGAGCGCTTTGCCCACCGATCCGCGTGCTGTCACCGTGCACGGCGTCGGAGACGGCCGTGCCGACGATACAGCCGCGATCCAGTCCGCCATTGCGGCTTCGCGCGGCAAAACGGGGGAGGGCATCGTCTTCCTGCCTTCCGGCCGCTATCGGATCAGCCGCTCGATCCTCCTGCCGCAGGGCGTGCGCCTGTTCGGCGTCGGCCGCACCCGCCCGGTGCTGGTGCTGGGCGATACCACGCCCGGCTTCCAGAAGGGCGTCGCCACGATGGTGGTCTTCATGGGCGGCGACCAGTACGAGGTCGGCAAGGTGCCCGAGCCGGTGCCCACCGCCGTGCCGTTCGACGAGCACATCCGGGACGCCAATTCGGCGACATTCTATTCGGCGATGAGCAACGTCGACATCGAGATCGGCGCCGGCAATCCGGCGGCGGCGGGCGTGCGCTTCCGCGTCGCGCAACACGCCTTCCTCAGCCACATGGATTTCCGCCTGGGATCGGGCTTCGCGGGCATCTATCAGGCCGGCAACGAGTGCGAGGACCTGCATTTCCACGGCGGCCGCTATGGCATCGTCACCGAGAAGACGTCGCCCGCCTGGCAGTTCACGCTGATCGACTCCACCTTCGACGGCCAGCGCGACGCCGCCATCCGCGAGCATGAGGCGGGGCTGACACTGGTGAACGTCGCGATGCGCGACGTGCCCGTCGGCATCGATATCGATCAGGGTTATGGCGACTGGCTGTGGGGCAAGGATGTCCGTTTCGAGAATGTATCGAAGGCGGGCGTGGTCATCTCCAACGAGGGCAACGCCTACACCCAGATCGGCTTCGACAATGCGGTGGCCAGCGGCACGCCGGTCTTCGCTCAGTTCCGCGATAGCGGAAAGACCGTGGCGGGAGCCGGGCCAGTCTATCGGGTCAAGGAATTCACATACGGTCTGACGCTCGACGGGCTCGGCGTGCCGGGTACCTACCGGACCCGCATCGATCAGGCGCGCATCGCCGCCTTGCCGAAGCCGGGGGCGCCTGCGATCCGCGCGCTGCCCGACGTCGGCCAGTGGACCAACGTCCGCACGCTCGGCGTGAAGGGCGACGGCACCACCGACGATACCGCCGCGCTCCAGCACGCGATCGACACGCACCGCGTGCTCTATCTGCCGGTCGGCTTCTACCGGATCACCGACACGCTGAAGCTGAAGCCGGACACGGTGCTGATCGGCCTGCACCCGAGCCTCACCCAGCTCCAGCTGCCCGACAACACGCCCGCCTTCGCCGGCATCGGCGGCCCCATCGCGATGGTGGAGGCGCCGAAGGGCGGCCACAATATTCTCTCCGGCATCGGTATCTTCGGCGGGCGGATCAATCCGCGCGTCAATCCGGTGCTGTGGAAGGCGGGCGCGGACTCGCTGATCGACGACGTGAAGATCCAGGGCGGCGGCGGCACCTTCATCGCCGACGGCAAGCCGCTCGATCTCTACAGCCGGGCCGGCGGCGATCCCGTCGCCAACAACCATTGGGACGCGCAATATCCCGGCCTCTGGGTGACGGACGGCGGCGGGGGTACCTTCGCCGCGATCTGGGCGCCCGACACGCAGGCGCAGAATGGCCTCTATGTCTCCAACACGAAGACGCCCGGCCACGTCTATGAGTTTTCCAACGAACATCATGTCCGCAACGAGATCGTGCTGGACGGCGTGGAGAATTGGGAATTGCTCGCCCCGCAGACCGAGCAGGAGGTGGGGGAGGGCGGCGATGCGGTGTCGCTGGAGGTGCGCAATTCGCGCAACATCCTGATCGCCAACTACCACGCCTATCGCGTCACCCGGAACTTCAAGCCGGCGCCGACCGCAGTGAAGCTCTACAATTCCGCCGACATCCGTTTCCGCAACGTGCACGTGAATGCGGAGAGCGGCTACGCCACCTGCGACGCGAACGGCTGCGGCACCTATCTGCGCGCCAGCAAGTTCCCGTTCGAGGATGCGATCACCGACGTGACGCACAAGCTCGCGGTCCGCGAGCACGAATTCGCGGTGCTCGACGTACCGGCCGATCCCGTCGCGCCGACGCCCGCGACATTCCCGGCGGGCGCGAAGGTGGAGAAACTGGAGGACGGCTTCTGGTCGATCTCCGGCGCGGCGGTGGCGGCGGACGGAACGCTCTACTTCGTCGATCACCGCTTCCAGCGCATCTACAGCTGGACGGAGAAGACAGGCCTCGCCGTTGTGCGGGACAATCCGGTCGATCCGGTGAACCTCGCGGTCGATCGTTCCGGCAACCTGCTGGTGCTGTCCTCGCTGGGGCCGGAGGCCAGCGTCTACAGCATCCGCCCCGGCACGCAGGACGGCAGCCTCGACCTGATCGCGCCGACACCTGTGAAGGCTCGCCCGGATGCCACGGTGTCGCTGCCCGGCAATCTGTGGGTCAATGGCGAGTTCAAGGATCAATATGATCCGGCGACCGACCATTTCACGACGCTGGCCGAGATGTTCGCGCGCGATGTCGGTACGCCCAAGGCGCGCGAATATGTGTCGCCCGACGGCAGCATCGTCCTGCCTGCCTACCGCGTTTTCCAGCAGGGGCCGGACACGCATCTCGGCTGGCGCTTTTCCGACACGCTCGACACCTATGGCTTCGTGACCGCGAAGGTGGGCGAGCGCGTCTATCTGAGCAACGGTTCGGAGGACAAAACCTATTCCGGGCTGGTCGGCGCAGGCGGCGCCGTCACCGATCTCAAGCCCTTCGCCGATCGCGGCGGGGAGAGCGTCGCGACCGATGCGGCCGGCAACGTGTACGTCGCCAACGGGCAGGTATTCGTCTTCGATCCCGCGGGCCGCGCGCTGGGCCGGATCGACGTGCCCGAACGCCCGCTCCAGCTGATCTTCGGCGGGCCGGGCAGGCGCACCTTGTTCATCCTGACGCACCACGCGCTCTACGCGGTGCGCGCATGA
- a CDS encoding alpha/beta hydrolase produces the protein MTRWLALALLLSAGAAQAEAGPASVPLWPNGAPGAEAHHGEPEQVVDTYVHHVSDPSLTVFRADPRHANGVGMIVVPGGGHRMLVWVNEGVMPAHRLNQAGITAFVLKYRLSREPGSPYSIERDAAADARRAVRWVRAHAAEYGVDPNRIGLMGFSAGGELVSLTADNPEPPRLGHDDAIDAVSARPDFQVLIYPGPLGIPAAKPAGAPPAFLAAGTLDQCCAMPTLTLYQQLRAANVSVELHLFADTDHGFNVAMHSQRLSLQHWPDRLIDWLGDGGWLTGGQTRTAKPFE, from the coding sequence ATGACCCGATGGCTGGCGCTCGCACTCTTGCTTTCCGCCGGTGCCGCGCAGGCCGAGGCCGGGCCGGCCAGCGTTCCGCTGTGGCCGAACGGAGCACCGGGCGCCGAGGCGCATCATGGCGAGCCGGAGCAGGTGGTCGACACCTATGTCCACCATGTCAGCGATCCGTCGCTCACCGTCTTTCGGGCCGATCCGCGCCACGCCAATGGCGTCGGCATGATCGTGGTGCCGGGCGGCGGGCATCGGATGCTGGTGTGGGTGAACGAGGGCGTGATGCCCGCGCACCGGCTCAACCAGGCGGGGATCACCGCCTTCGTGCTCAAATACCGCCTCTCGCGCGAACCTGGCTCGCCTTATTCAATCGAGCGGGACGCCGCCGCCGATGCACGCCGCGCCGTCCGCTGGGTGCGCGCCCACGCGGCGGAATATGGCGTGGATCCGAATCGGATCGGCCTGATGGGCTTCTCTGCGGGCGGTGAACTCGTCTCGCTCACGGCGGACAATCCGGAACCGCCCCGGCTGGGCCACGACGACGCGATCGACGCGGTGAGCGCGCGGCCCGATTTCCAGGTGCTGATCTATCCGGGGCCGCTCGGTATCCCGGCCGCCAAGCCTGCTGGCGCACCGCCCGCCTTCCTCGCCGCCGGCACGCTGGATCAATGCTGCGCGATGCCGACGCTGACGCTCTACCAGCAGTTGCGCGCAGCCAACGTCTCGGTCGAGCTGCACCTCTTCGCCGATACCGACCACGGCTTCAACGTCGCCATGCATTCGCAGCGCCTCTCGCTCCAGCACTGGCCGGATCGCCTGATCGACTGGCTGGGCGACGGCGGCTGGCTGACCGGCGGGCAGACCCGCACGGCCAAACCCTTCGAATAA
- a CDS encoding FadR/GntR family transcriptional regulator, with translation MQEERLADRAYAGIVELINVEDIRIGDRLPSETKLADMFGMSRTIVREALVRLASDGITEARRGAGSFVKRRPSVRLGSHMPMQEIAAAIGSYEVRFVLEAEAARLAAIRRTGEQMAAIERAMESLSTALRASGPANVEDMDLHRAIFAATANPVFLSSFDHLHEEIDRILRAGVDISRSRPPEAINAMIEEHETIVDAIRAQDGDAAALAMRWHLSQGRKRLMP, from the coding sequence ATGCAGGAAGAAAGGCTGGCTGACCGCGCCTATGCCGGCATCGTCGAGCTGATCAACGTCGAGGATATCCGGATCGGCGATCGCCTGCCGTCTGAGACCAAACTGGCGGACATGTTCGGGATGTCGCGCACGATCGTCCGCGAGGCGCTGGTGCGGCTGGCGTCCGATGGGATTACGGAGGCGAGGCGGGGCGCCGGATCCTTCGTGAAGCGGCGGCCGTCCGTCCGCCTGGGTTCGCACATGCCGATGCAGGAGATCGCCGCCGCGATCGGCAGCTACGAAGTGCGCTTCGTGCTGGAGGCGGAAGCGGCCCGGCTGGCGGCGATCCGCCGGACCGGCGAACAGATGGCGGCGATCGAACGGGCAATGGAATCGCTCAGCACTGCCTTGCGCGCGAGCGGCCCGGCCAATGTCGAGGACATGGACCTCCACCGCGCGATCTTCGCGGCGACGGCCAATCCGGTGTTCCTTTCGAGCTTCGATCACCTGCACGAGGAGATCGACCGCATCCTGCGCGCCGGTGTCGACATCTCGCGCTCGCGCCCGCCCGAGGCGATCAACGCGATGATCGAGGAGCATGAGACGATCGTTGATGCGATCCGCGCGCAGGACGGGGACGCCGCTGCGCTGGCGATGCGCTGGCACCTCTCGCAGGGCCGCAAGCGGCTGATGCCCTGA